The Glandiceps talaboti chromosome 9, keGlaTala1.1, whole genome shotgun sequence genome window below encodes:
- the LOC144440430 gene encoding uncharacterized protein LOC144440430, with the protein MDLTTETFLHAFRRFAARRSLPRKIMSDNGSTYLSAADRIGKLLNSTPVQNYLANHRIEWSFIPKRAPWFGGFWERLIGLTKTSLGKVLGRTFVSVDELQTVLTEIEATLNDRPLTYLSADPNDLQPLTPSHLLHGRLITPLPYYTSDEDELNDPTFGNHENLQRRTEHLAKIHSHFWKRWSHDYLNTLREKDRISGKGALQNQIRMGDVVLVEDKSVPRLRWPLALVEKLNVGNDGLVRSAVIRTRTGKTSRPIVKLYPLEINVESENNECTATTSNTDCDTTRTNDNTTTRPVRAAAVKARQRLQDWSTILSS; encoded by the coding sequence ATGGATTTAACAACAGAAACTTTCCTTCACGCCTTCAGAAGGTTCGCAGCTCGACGTTCTCTACCACGCAAAATTATGTCAGACAATGGGTCCACATATTTGTCAGCTGCTGATCGAATCGGAAAGTTATTGAATTCAACACCCGTTCAAAATTACTTAGCAAATCATCGCATTGAATGGTCCTTCATACCAAAACGCGCTCCCTGGTTTGGAGGATTCTGGGAGAGACTTATCGGTTTGACGAAAACTTCCCTCGGAAAAGTTCTCGGTCGCACCTTTGTGTCAGTTGACGAATTACAGACTGTTCTGACTGAAATTGAAGCGACCTTAAATGACCGTCCACTTACTTATCTTTCTGCCGACCCTAACGACTTACAACCCTTAACCCCTTCACACTTGCTTCATGGCCGTCTCATCACACCTTTACCTTATTACACAAGTGATGAAGACGAACTTAATGACCCAACATTTGGTAATCATGAAAACCTCCAACGGAGAACTGAGCATTTGGCGAAAATTCACAGTCATTTTTGGAAGAGATGGTCTCACGATTATCTTAATACATTACGTGAAAAAGATAGAATCTCTGGGAAGGGAGCCTTACAAAATCAAATTCGGATGGGCGATGTTGTTCTTGTGGAAGACAAGTCTGTACCACGGTTGAGATGGCCACTTGCCTTAGTTGAAAAGCTTAATGTAGGAAATGATGGTTTAGTACGATCTGCTGTTATTAGAACACGCACAGGCAAGACTAGTAGACCAATAGTAAAGTTATATCCATTAGAAATAAATGTTGAATCTGAGAACAATGAATGTACCGCAACTACGAGCAATACAGATTGTGATACTACACGTACTAACGACAATACTACAACGAGACCAGTCCGTGCAGCGGCTGTTAAAGCCCGTCAACGTCTCCAAGATTGGTCGACAATTCTGTCATCATGA